Proteins from a genomic interval of Collinsella sp. zg1085:
- the holA gene encoding DNA polymerase III subunit delta — translation MIDTHTMSDVCKTKDRSIVASDALLPAYLVLGTNELKRQRVIAKMKARLEASGMLDFNLDERELSADTPIDDIVSSLNTFPMGADFRLVILYGCDRLPKTISEPLIDYLASPAATTVCLLVAGSLAKNTRLYKAIAALGKQAILDCSPTKAYELPRLAIKQMQGLYQKQLDMSAAQELITRIGDDERLLATTLERLAQQVNVPQVSKHDIERLVARTAEAQPWPFLDAVSARDAKQAMLLLRRMPQGSEVYLQSLVVRRLRELLIAQCLDERRESGSLSKRLGRQDWQVKHHIHWARGFSHDELINALRTAADLEQTLKGSGDSALAFELWVMNICTKQSV, via the coding sequence ATGATAGATACTCATACCATGAGTGATGTATGTAAGACCAAGGACAGGAGTATTGTGGCATCAGATGCTTTGCTTCCAGCTTATTTAGTGCTTGGAACCAACGAATTAAAGCGCCAGCGTGTAATTGCAAAGATGAAAGCACGTTTAGAGGCAAGCGGTATGCTTGATTTCAATCTGGACGAGCGTGAACTAAGCGCCGATACTCCTATTGATGATATCGTGAGCTCACTTAATACCTTTCCCATGGGTGCAGATTTTAGGCTGGTTATTTTATATGGCTGCGATCGGCTTCCTAAGACAATTTCTGAGCCCTTAATTGACTATCTAGCGTCACCCGCCGCAACTACCGTATGCTTACTTGTTGCTGGTAGTTTGGCAAAAAATACGCGCTTATATAAAGCAATTGCAGCCCTTGGAAAGCAAGCTATTCTTGACTGCTCACCCACAAAGGCATATGAACTCCCACGTCTAGCAATTAAACAAATGCAAGGGCTCTATCAAAAGCAGCTTGATATGTCTGCCGCACAGGAACTCATTACGCGTATTGGTGATGATGAGCGCCTATTAGCAACAACACTTGAACGCTTAGCGCAACAAGTGAATGTGCCCCAGGTTTCAAAACATGATATTGAACGTTTAGTTGCTCGAACCGCAGAAGCACAGCCCTGGCCTTTCCTTGATGCGGTAAGCGCGCGTGATGCAAAGCAAGCAATGCTTTTACTGCGTCGTATGCCACAAGGGTCTGAAGTATATCTGCAGAGCTTAGTGGTTCGGCGTTTGCGTGAGCTTTTGATTGCGCAGTGTTTGGACGAACGCCGAGAGTCAGGCAGCTTATCAAAACGTTTGGGTCGTCAGGACTGGCAGGTTAAACATCATATTCATTGGGCACGGGGTTTTTCGCATGACGAGTTAATTAACGCGCTCAGAACAGCAGCAGACCTTGAGCAGACACTTAAAGGCTCCGGTGATTCAGCTCTAGCCTTTGAGCTATGGGTGATGAATATTTGCACAAAGCAGAGTGTTTAA
- the rpsT gene encoding 30S ribosomal protein S20 — MANIKSQKKRIRTSEVARVRNKAVRSELKTLVKHVHAAVEAGDKAAAQAAATRAYRALDKAVAKGVIHKNQAANRKSGVQHLVNSL; from the coding sequence GTGGCTAACATCAAGTCTCAGAAGAAGCGCATCCGCACCAGCGAAGTTGCTCGCGTACGCAACAAGGCGGTTCGCTCCGAGCTCAAAACACTCGTTAAGCATGTCCATGCTGCCGTGGAGGCTGGCGATAAAGCTGCCGCCCAAGCAGCAGCAACTCGTGCCTATCGTGCACTTGATAAGGCTGTTGCCAAAGGTGTGATTCATAAGAATCAAGCTGCTAATCGCAAGAGCGGCGTTCAGCACTTGGTCAACTCCCTCTAA